The proteins below come from a single Leopardus geoffroyi isolate Oge1 chromosome D3, O.geoffroyi_Oge1_pat1.0, whole genome shotgun sequence genomic window:
- the PIWIL1 gene encoding piwi-like protein 1 isoform X1, translating into MTGRARARARGRARGQETVQHVGAPASQPPGFVQPRPQQPAAEGELVGRGRQRGAGGAPAKSQDLQISAGFQELSLAERGGRRRDFHDLGVNTRQNLDHVRESKTGSSGIIVRLSTNHFRLTSRPQWALYQYHIDYNPLMEARRLRSALLFQHEDLIGRCHAFDGTILFLPKRLQHKVTEVFSQTRNGEHVRITITLTNELPPTSPTCLQFYNIIFRRLLKIMNLQQIGRNYYNPSDPIDIPNHRLVIWPGFTTSILQYENNIMLCTDVSHKVLRSETVLDFMFNLYHQIEEHRFQEQVSKELIGLIVLTKYNNKTYRVDDIDWDQNPKSTFKKADGSEVSFLEYYRKQYNQEITDLKQPVLVSQPKRRRGPGGTLPGPAMLIPELCYLTGLTDKMRNDFNVMKDLAVHTRLTPEQRQREVGRLIDYIHKDDNVQRELRDWGLSFDSNLLSFSGRILQAEKIHQGGKTFDYNPQFADWSKETRGAPLISVKPLDNWLLIYTRRNYEAANSLIQNLFKVTPAMGIQMKKAIMIEVDDRTEAYLRVLQQKVTSDTQIVVCLLSSNRKDKYDAIKKYLCTDCPTPSQCVVARTLGKQQTVLAIATKIALQMNCKMGGELWRVDMPLKLAMIVGIDCYHDTTAGRRSIAGFVASINEGMTRWFSRCVFQDRGQELVDGLKVCLQAALRAWNSCNEYMPSRIFVYRDGVGDGQLKTLVNYEVPQFLDCLKSAGRGYNPRLTVIVVKKRVNARFFAQSGGRLQNPLPGTVIDVEVTRPEWYDFFIVSQAVRSGSVSPTHYNVIYDNSGLKPDHIQRLTYKLCHVYYNWPGVIRVPAPCQYAHKLAFLVGQSIHREPNLSLSNRLYYL; encoded by the exons AGTCAGCCCCCTGGCTTCGTCCAGCCTCGGCCTCAGCAGCCGGCAGCAGAGGGGGAGTTAGTTGGCCGTGGACGACAGAGAGGAGCAGGCGGAGCGCCGGCCAAGTCACAAG acctccAGATATCCGCTGGATTTCAGGAGTTATCGTTAGCAGAGAGGGGAGGTCGTCGTAGAGACTTTCATGACCTTGGTGTTAACACAAGACAGAACCTAGACCACGTTAGAGAATCAAAGACAG GGTCTTCAGGTATTATAGTAAGGCTGAGCACTAACCATTTTCGACTGACGTCCCGTCCCCAGTGGGCCTTGTACCAGTATCACATTGACTATAACCCGCTGATGGAGGCCAGAAGACTCCGCTCAGCTCTTCTGTTTCAGCATGAAGATTTAATTGGAAGGTGTCATGCTTTTGATGGAACAATATTATTTTTACCTAAAAGACTACAGCACAAG GTTACTGAAGTATTTAGTCAGACCCGAAATGGAGAGCACGTGAGGATAACGATCACCTTAACAAATGAGCTCCCACCTACATCACCAACTTGTTTGCAGTTCTATAACATTATCTTCAGGAG GCTCTTGAAGATCATGAATTTACAACAAATTGGACGGAATTATTATAACCCAAGTGACCCAATTGATATTCCAAATCACAG GTTGGTGATCTGGCCTGGCTTTACCACTTCCATCCTCCAGTACGAAAATAACATCATGCTTTGCACCGACGTCAGTCATAAAGTCCTCCGGAGTGAAACCGTGTTAGATTTCATGTTCAACCTGTACCATCAAATAGAAGAGCATAGATTTCAAGAACAAGTTTCCAAAGAACTGATAGGCTTAATTGTTCTTACCAA GTATAACAATAAAACATACAGAGTAGATGATATCGACTGGGACCAGAATCCAAAGAGCACCTTCAAGAAAGCAGACGGCTCTGAAGTCAGTTTCCTAGAGTACTATAGGAAG CAATACAACCAAGAGATCACGGACCTGAAGCAGCCTGTGTTGGTCAGTCAGCCCAAGAGGAGGCGAGGCCCTGGGGGCACCTTGCCGGGGCCCGCGATGCTCATCCCGGAGCTCTGCTATCTCACAG GTCTAACTGATAAGATGCGCAACGATTTTAACGTGATGAAAGACTTAGCTGTCCATACCAGACTAACTCCGGAACAGAGGCAGCGCGAAGTGGGAAGACTCATTGACTACATTCATAA AGATGATAACGTTCAGAGGGAGCTTCGAGACTGGGGTTTGAGCTTTGACTCCAACTTACTGTCCTTCTCAGGAAGAATTTTGCAAGCAGAAAAGATTCACCAAGGTGGAAAAACA TTCGATTACAATCCACAGTTTGCAGATTGGTCAAAAGAAACCAGAGGTGCACCGTTAATTAGCGTGAAGCCACTAGATAACTGGCTGTTGATCTATACTCGAAGGAATTACGAAGCAGCCAATTCGTTGATACAGAACCTATTTAAAGTTACACCAGCCATGGGCatacaaatgaaaaaagcaataaT GATTGAAGTGGATGACAGAACTGAAGCTTACCTGAGGGTCCTACAGCAGAAGGTCACATCAGATACCCAGATA GTTGTTTGTCTGTTGTCGAGTAATCGGAAAGACAAATACGATGCTATAAAAAAATACTTGTGTACAGATTGCCCTACTCCAAGTCAGTGTGTGGTAGCCCGGACCCTGGGCAAGCAGCAGACAGTGCTGGCCATTGCGACCAAGATCGCCCTGCAGATGAACTGCAAGATGGGAGGGGAGCTCTGGAGGGTCGATATGCCC CTGAAGCTGGCGATGATCGTTGGCATCGATTGTTACCATGACACCACAGCTGGACGGAGGTCAATTGCAGGATTTGTTGCGAGCATCAACGAAGGGATGACCCG CTGGTTCTCTCGCTGCGTCTTTCAAGATCGAGGACAAGAGCTGGTAGACGGTCTCAAAGTCTGCCTCCAAG CTGCCCTGAGGGCTTGGAACAGCTGTAACGAGTACATGCCCAGCCGGATCTTCGTGTACCGGGACGGCGTCGGCGACGGCCAGCTCAAAACCCTGGTGAACTACGAAGTGCCACAGTTCCTGGACTGCCTCAAGTCTGCCGGGAGAGGCTACAA CCCAAGACTAACAGTAATTGTGGTGAAAAAACGAGTGAACGCCCGATTTTTTGCTCAGTCTGGAGGAAGACTTCAAAACCCACTTCCTGGAACAGTTATTGATGTGGAAGTTACCAGACCAGAGTG GTATGACTTTTTCATCGTGAGCCAGGCGGTGAGAAGCGGCAGCGTCTCGCCCACACACTACAATGTCATCTACGACAACAGCGGCCTGAAGCCGGACCACATACAGAGGCTGACGTACAAGCTGTGTCACGTCTACTACAACTGGCCG GGCGTCATCCGGGTCCCGGCTCCTTGTCAGTACGCCCACAAACTGGCTTTCCTCGTGGGCCAGAGCATTCACAGGGAGCCCAACCTGTCACTGTCCAACCGCCTGTACTACCTCTGA
- the PIWIL1 gene encoding piwi-like protein 1 isoform X2 has protein sequence MTGRARARARGRARGQETVQHVGAPASQPPGFVQPRPQQPAAEGELVGRGRQRGAGGAPAKSQDLQISAGFQELSLAERGGRRRDFHDLGVNTRQNLDHVRESKTGSSGIIVRLSTNHFRLTSRPQWALYQYHIDYNPLMEARRLRSALLFQHEDLIGRCHAFDGTILFLPKRLQHKVTEVFSQTRNGEHVRITITLTNELPPTSPTCLQFYNIIFRRLLKIMNLQQIGRNYYNPSDPIDIPNHRLVIWPGFTTSILQYENNIMLCTDVSHKVLRSETVLDFMFNLYHQIEEHRFQEQVSKELIGLIVLTKYNNKTYRVDDIDWDQNPKSTFKKADGSEVSFLEYYRKFDYNPQFADWSKETRGAPLISVKPLDNWLLIYTRRNYEAANSLIQNLFKVTPAMGIQMKKAIMIEVDDRTEAYLRVLQQKVTSDTQIVVCLLSSNRKDKYDAIKKYLCTDCPTPSQCVVARTLGKQQTVLAIATKIALQMNCKMGGELWRVDMPLKLAMIVGIDCYHDTTAGRRSIAGFVASINEGMTRWFSRCVFQDRGQELVDGLKVCLQAALRAWNSCNEYMPSRIFVYRDGVGDGQLKTLVNYEVPQFLDCLKSAGRGYNPRLTVIVVKKRVNARFFAQSGGRLQNPLPGTVIDVEVTRPEWYDFFIVSQAVRSGSVSPTHYNVIYDNSGLKPDHIQRLTYKLCHVYYNWPGVIRVPAPCQYAHKLAFLVGQSIHREPNLSLSNRLYYL, from the exons AGTCAGCCCCCTGGCTTCGTCCAGCCTCGGCCTCAGCAGCCGGCAGCAGAGGGGGAGTTAGTTGGCCGTGGACGACAGAGAGGAGCAGGCGGAGCGCCGGCCAAGTCACAAG acctccAGATATCCGCTGGATTTCAGGAGTTATCGTTAGCAGAGAGGGGAGGTCGTCGTAGAGACTTTCATGACCTTGGTGTTAACACAAGACAGAACCTAGACCACGTTAGAGAATCAAAGACAG GGTCTTCAGGTATTATAGTAAGGCTGAGCACTAACCATTTTCGACTGACGTCCCGTCCCCAGTGGGCCTTGTACCAGTATCACATTGACTATAACCCGCTGATGGAGGCCAGAAGACTCCGCTCAGCTCTTCTGTTTCAGCATGAAGATTTAATTGGAAGGTGTCATGCTTTTGATGGAACAATATTATTTTTACCTAAAAGACTACAGCACAAG GTTACTGAAGTATTTAGTCAGACCCGAAATGGAGAGCACGTGAGGATAACGATCACCTTAACAAATGAGCTCCCACCTACATCACCAACTTGTTTGCAGTTCTATAACATTATCTTCAGGAG GCTCTTGAAGATCATGAATTTACAACAAATTGGACGGAATTATTATAACCCAAGTGACCCAATTGATATTCCAAATCACAG GTTGGTGATCTGGCCTGGCTTTACCACTTCCATCCTCCAGTACGAAAATAACATCATGCTTTGCACCGACGTCAGTCATAAAGTCCTCCGGAGTGAAACCGTGTTAGATTTCATGTTCAACCTGTACCATCAAATAGAAGAGCATAGATTTCAAGAACAAGTTTCCAAAGAACTGATAGGCTTAATTGTTCTTACCAA GTATAACAATAAAACATACAGAGTAGATGATATCGACTGGGACCAGAATCCAAAGAGCACCTTCAAGAAAGCAGACGGCTCTGAAGTCAGTTTCCTAGAGTACTATAGGAAG TTCGATTACAATCCACAGTTTGCAGATTGGTCAAAAGAAACCAGAGGTGCACCGTTAATTAGCGTGAAGCCACTAGATAACTGGCTGTTGATCTATACTCGAAGGAATTACGAAGCAGCCAATTCGTTGATACAGAACCTATTTAAAGTTACACCAGCCATGGGCatacaaatgaaaaaagcaataaT GATTGAAGTGGATGACAGAACTGAAGCTTACCTGAGGGTCCTACAGCAGAAGGTCACATCAGATACCCAGATA GTTGTTTGTCTGTTGTCGAGTAATCGGAAAGACAAATACGATGCTATAAAAAAATACTTGTGTACAGATTGCCCTACTCCAAGTCAGTGTGTGGTAGCCCGGACCCTGGGCAAGCAGCAGACAGTGCTGGCCATTGCGACCAAGATCGCCCTGCAGATGAACTGCAAGATGGGAGGGGAGCTCTGGAGGGTCGATATGCCC CTGAAGCTGGCGATGATCGTTGGCATCGATTGTTACCATGACACCACAGCTGGACGGAGGTCAATTGCAGGATTTGTTGCGAGCATCAACGAAGGGATGACCCG CTGGTTCTCTCGCTGCGTCTTTCAAGATCGAGGACAAGAGCTGGTAGACGGTCTCAAAGTCTGCCTCCAAG CTGCCCTGAGGGCTTGGAACAGCTGTAACGAGTACATGCCCAGCCGGATCTTCGTGTACCGGGACGGCGTCGGCGACGGCCAGCTCAAAACCCTGGTGAACTACGAAGTGCCACAGTTCCTGGACTGCCTCAAGTCTGCCGGGAGAGGCTACAA CCCAAGACTAACAGTAATTGTGGTGAAAAAACGAGTGAACGCCCGATTTTTTGCTCAGTCTGGAGGAAGACTTCAAAACCCACTTCCTGGAACAGTTATTGATGTGGAAGTTACCAGACCAGAGTG GTATGACTTTTTCATCGTGAGCCAGGCGGTGAGAAGCGGCAGCGTCTCGCCCACACACTACAATGTCATCTACGACAACAGCGGCCTGAAGCCGGACCACATACAGAGGCTGACGTACAAGCTGTGTCACGTCTACTACAACTGGCCG GGCGTCATCCGGGTCCCGGCTCCTTGTCAGTACGCCCACAAACTGGCTTTCCTCGTGGGCCAGAGCATTCACAGGGAGCCCAACCTGTCACTGTCCAACCGCCTGTACTACCTCTGA